A region of Arabidopsis thaliana chromosome 5, partial sequence DNA encodes the following proteins:
- a CDS encoding GDSL-like Lipase/Acylhydrolase family protein (GDSL-like Lipase/Acylhydrolase family protein; FUNCTIONS IN: hydrolase activity, acting on ester bonds, lipase activity, carboxylesterase activity; INVOLVED IN: lipid metabolic process; LOCATED IN: endomembrane system; CONTAINS InterPro DOMAIN/s: Lipase, GDSL, active site (InterPro:IPR008265), Lipase, GDSL (InterPro:IPR001087); BEST Arabidopsis thaliana protein match is: GDSL-like Lipase/Acylhydrolase family protein (TAIR:AT5G03810.1); Has 1807 Blast hits to 1807 proteins in 277 species: Archae - 0; Bacteria - 0; Metazoa - 736; Fungi - 347; Plants - 385; Viruses - 0; Other Eukaryotes - 339 (source: NCBI BLink).), whose product MNKMKMFIIMLMTFSVIACFYAGVGTGEPLVPALIIMGDSVVDAGNNNRLNTLIKANFPPYGRDFLAHNATGRFSNGKLATDFTAESLGFTSYPVPYLSQEANGTNLLTGANFASGASGYDDGTAIFYNAITLNQQLKNYKEYQNKVTNIVGSERANKIFSGAIHLLSTGSSDFLQSYYINPILNRIFTPDQYSDRLMKPYSTFVQNLYDLGARKIGVTTLPPLGCLPAAITLFGETGNNNTCVERLNQDAVSFNTKLNNTSMNLTNNLPGLKLVVFDIYNPLLNMAMNPVENGFFESRRACCGTGTVETSFLCNARSVGTCSNATNYVFWDGFHPSEAANRVIANNLLVQGIPLIS is encoded by the exons ATGAAT aaaatgaagatGTTTATTATAATGTTGATGACCTTTTCGGTTATCGCCTGTTTCTACGCCGGCGTTGGGACCGGTGAGCCACTTGTACCGGCTCTAATCATAATGGGAGATTCAGTTGTCGATGCCGGCAACAACAACCGCCTCAATACCCTCATCAAAGCCAATTTTCCTCCCTATGGACGTGACTTCTTAGCCCACAATGCCACTGGCCGTTTCTCTAACGGAAAACTTGCCACAGACTTTACCG CTGAGAGTTTAGGGTTCACTTCTTACCCGGTGCCGTATCTTAGCCAAGAAGCTAATGGGACAAATCTGTTAACCGGAGCCAATTTCGCCTCTGGTGCTTCCGGTTATGACGACGGAACTGCCATATTTTAC AATGCAATAACATTGAACCAACAGCTGAAAAACTACAAAGAGTACCAAAACAAGGTGACAAACATTGTTGGAAGCGAAagagcaaataaaatattctcAGGCGCGATTCATCTTCTAAGCACGGGATCAAGCGATTTTCTTCAAAGCTATTACATCAACCCGATCCTTAACCGGATATTCACGCCTGATCAATACTCAGATCGTCTCATGAAACCCTATTCCACCTTTGTCCAA aATTTGTATGATTTAGGAGCTAGAAAGATTGGAGTGACGACGTTACCGCCATTGGGTTGTTTACCGGCGGCGATAACCTTGTTTGGTGAAACCGGGAACAATAATACCTGCGTGGAAAGACTAAACCAGGATGCGGTTTCCTTCAATACCAAACTCAACAACACGTCTATGAACTTAACCAACAATCTTCCCGGTCTGAAATTGGTCGTCTTTGACATCTATAATCCTCTCTTAAACATGGCCATGAACCCTGTCGAGAATG GGTTTTTTGAATCAAGAAGAGCATGTTGTGGAACCGGAACAGTGGAAACGTCGTTTCTATGTAATGCAAGATCGGTGGGTACATGTTCGAATGCTACGAATTACGTGTTTTGGGATGGTTTTCATCCATCCGAAGCAGCCAATCGTGTTATCGCAAATAATCTTCTTGTCCAAGGAATACCCCTCATCTCTTAA
- a CDS encoding CDK inhibitor P21 binding protein, whose translation MPRRPSGRRRLSKYKPLAFSSFIRSLAFASTARRKLPLPDMSFDEKFHNLSKKGKEKSSLESSDEEDSQGDVQAGFVDLILNQTALGTVVKVADDEDEALFALITALNLARYKENKCFRELKEFLLKVCSEKNVASDLELLLEKKAKDVGLLVSQRVMNLPLQLLPPLYDGLFDEVSWATEDEPTEELRGSFRFKSYILIAKIYKVSVLVRLFFPVLEFSFLFQQCRGEEENEEQYNLSLKMKFFSSLALGHSYYLCTRSLLHLKRFVIFGYNGDWRI comes from the exons ATGCCTAGAAGGCCAtcagggagaagaagattgtcaAAGTATAAACCTTTAGCATTTTCATCGTTTATACGTTCTCTTGCCTTTGCTTCAACGGCTAGACGTAAATTGCCTCTTCCGGATATGTCTTTTG ATGAAAAGTTCCATAATTTGTCTaagaaagggaaagagaaaTCATCGTTGGAATcctctgatgaagaagactctcAG GGAGATGTCCAAGCAGGTTTTGTGGATTTGATACTGAATCAAACAGCGTTAGGAACTGTGGTAAAAGTAGCagatgatgaggatgaggcATTATTTGCTCTTATCACTGCTCTTAACTTGGCAAGATACAAG GAGAATAAGTGCTTTAGAGAGCTAAAAGAGTTTCTTCTTAAAGTTTGTTCGGAGAAGAATGTAGCGAGTGATCTAGAACTACTCTTAGAGAAAAAGGCCAAAGATGTTGGTTTATTGGTCTCTCAAAGAGTGATGAATCTTCCTCTACAACTCCTTCCTCCACTATATGATGGATTGTTCGACGAAGTCTCATGGGCCACTGAAGACGAG CCTACAGAAGAGCTTCGAGGGTCATTCCGCTTCAAGTCATATATTCTAATCGCTAAGATCTACAAGGTAAGTGTTCTGGTAAGGTTATTTTTTCCGGTTCTCgaattctctttcttgtttcaacAATGTcgtggtgaagaagagaacGAGGAACAATATAACTTAAGCCTGAAGATGAAATTTTTCTCGAG CTTAGCTCTTGGTCATTCATATTACCTATGTACTCGCAGCTTGTTACATCTCAAGAG GTTTGTAATCTTTGGTTATAATGGCGATTGGCGAATCTAG
- a CDS encoding GDSL-like Lipase/Acylhydrolase family protein, giving the protein MNVISLIYLPLKPYLFTHSYLYLLLHYFKQKMKMFIIMLMTFSVIACFYAGVGTGEPLVPALIIMGDSVVDAGNNNRLNTLIKANFPPYGRDFLAHNATGRFSNGKLATDFTAESLGFTSYPVPYLSQEANGTNLLTGANFASGASGYDDGTAIFYNAITLNQQLKNYKEYQNKVTNIVGSERANKIFSGAIHLLSTGSSDFLQSYYINPILNRIFTPDQYSDRLMKPYSTFVQNLYDLGARKIGVTTLPPLGCLPAAITLFGETGNNNTCVERLNQDAVSFNTKLNNTSMNLTNNLPGLKLVVFDIYNPLLNMAMNPVENGFFESRRACCGTGTVETSFLCNARSVGTCSNATNYVFWDGFHPSEAANRVIANNLLVQGIPLIS; this is encoded by the exons ATGAATGTAATTTCCTTAATCTATCTTCCTTTAAAACCCTATCTCTTCACTCACTCCTATCTCTATCTTTTACTACATTAtttcaaacagaaaatgaagatGTTTATTATAATGTTGATGACCTTTTCGGTTATCGCCTGTTTCTACGCCGGCGTTGGGACCGGTGAGCCACTTGTACCGGCTCTAATCATAATGGGAGATTCAGTTGTCGATGCCGGCAACAACAACCGCCTCAATACCCTCATCAAAGCCAATTTTCCTCCCTATGGACGTGACTTCTTAGCCCACAATGCCACTGGCCGTTTCTCTAACGGAAAACTTGCCACAGACTTTACCG CTGAGAGTTTAGGGTTCACTTCTTACCCGGTGCCGTATCTTAGCCAAGAAGCTAATGGGACAAATCTGTTAACCGGAGCCAATTTCGCCTCTGGTGCTTCCGGTTATGACGACGGAACTGCCATATTTTAC AATGCAATAACATTGAACCAACAGCTGAAAAACTACAAAGAGTACCAAAACAAGGTGACAAACATTGTTGGAAGCGAAagagcaaataaaatattctcAGGCGCGATTCATCTTCTAAGCACGGGATCAAGCGATTTTCTTCAAAGCTATTACATCAACCCGATCCTTAACCGGATATTCACGCCTGATCAATACTCAGATCGTCTCATGAAACCCTATTCCACCTTTGTCCAA aATTTGTATGATTTAGGAGCTAGAAAGATTGGAGTGACGACGTTACCGCCATTGGGTTGTTTACCGGCGGCGATAACCTTGTTTGGTGAAACCGGGAACAATAATACCTGCGTGGAAAGACTAAACCAGGATGCGGTTTCCTTCAATACCAAACTCAACAACACGTCTATGAACTTAACCAACAATCTTCCCGGTCTGAAATTGGTCGTCTTTGACATCTATAATCCTCTCTTAAACATGGCCATGAACCCTGTCGAGAATG GGTTTTTTGAATCAAGAAGAGCATGTTGTGGAACCGGAACAGTGGAAACGTCGTTTCTATGTAATGCAAGATCGGTGGGTACATGTTCGAATGCTACGAATTACGTGTTTTGGGATGGTTTTCATCCATCCGAAGCAGCCAATCGTGTTATCGCAAATAATCTTCTTGTCCAAGGAATACCCCTCATCTCTTAA
- a CDS encoding GDSL-like Lipase/Acylhydrolase family protein (GDSL-like Lipase/Acylhydrolase family protein; FUNCTIONS IN: hydrolase activity, acting on ester bonds, lipase activity, carboxylesterase activity; INVOLVED IN: lipid metabolic process; LOCATED IN: endomembrane system; EXPRESSED IN: pollen tube; CONTAINS InterPro DOMAIN/s: Lipase, GDSL, active site (InterPro:IPR008265), Lipase, GDSL (InterPro:IPR001087); BEST Arabidopsis thaliana protein match is: GDSL-like Lipase/Acylhydrolase family protein (TAIR:AT5G03820.1); Has 30201 Blast hits to 17322 proteins in 780 species: Archae - 12; Bacteria - 1396; Metazoa - 17338; Fungi - 3422; Plants - 5037; Viruses - 0; Other Eukaryotes - 2996 (source: NCBI BLink).), producing the protein MKMFITMSMCLSVIACFYAGVGTGETLVPALIIMGDSVVDAGNNNHRITLVKANFPPYGRDFVAHSATGRFSNGKLATDFTAENLGFTSYPVAYLSQEANETNLLTGANFASGASGFDDATAIFYNAITLSQQLKNYKEYQNKVTNIVGKERANEIFSGAIHLLSTGSSDFLQSYYINPILNRIFTPDQYSDHLLRSYSTFVQNLYGLGARRIGVTTLPPLGCLPAAITLFGGVGNNMCVERLNQDAVSFNTKLNNTSINLTNNLPGLKLVVFDIYNPLLNMVINPVEYGFFESRRACCGTGTMETSFLCNALSVGTCSNATNYVFWDGFHPSEAANRVIANNLLVQGIPLIS; encoded by the exons atgaagatGTTTATTACAATGTCGATGTGCTTATCGGTTATCGCCTGTTTCTACGCCGGCGTTGGGACCGGTGAGACACTTGTACCGGCTCTAATCATAATGGGAGATTCAGTTGTTGATGCCGGTAACAACAACCACCGTATTACCCTCGTCAAAGCCAATTTTCCTCCCTACGGACGTGACTTCGTCGCCCACAGTGCAACTGGCCGTTTCTCTAACGGAAAACTTGCCACAGACTTTACCG CTgagaatttagggtttacatCTTACCCGGTGGCTTACCTTAGCCAAGAAGCAAATGAGACAAATTTGTTAACCGGAGCCAATTTCGCATCTGGAGCTTCCGGTTTTGACGACGCAACTGCCATATTTTAC AATGCAATAACATTGAGCCAGCAGCTGAAAAACTACAAAGAGTACCAAAACAAGGTGACGAACATTGTGGGAAAAGAAAGAGCAAATGAGATATTCTCAGGTGCAATTCATCTTCTAAGCACAGGATCAAGCGATTTTCTTCAAAGTTATTACATCAATCCGATCCTTAACCGGATTTTCACGCCTGATCAATACTCAGATCATCTCTTGAGATCCTATTCCACCTTTGTCCAA AATTTGTATGGTTTAGGGGCTAGGAGGATTGGAGTGACGACGTTACCGCCATTAGGTTGTTTACCAGCAGCGATAACCCTGTTTGGTGGGGTCGGGAACAATATGTGCGTGGAAAGACTAAACCAGGATGCAGTTTCCTTCAATACGAAACTCAACAACACGTCTATTAACTTAACCAACAATCTTCCCGGTCTGAAGTTGGTCGTCTTTGACATCTATAATCCTCTATTGAACATGGTCATAAACCCTGTCGAGTATG GGTTTTTCGAATCAAGAAGGGCTTGTTGTGGAACGGGTACAATGGAAACTTCGTTCCTATGTAATGCATTGTCGGTGGGTACATGCTCGAATGCTACGAATTACGTGTTTTGGGATGGTTTTCATCCATCCGAGGCAGCCAATCGTGTTATCGCAAATAATCTTCTTGTCCAAGGAATACCCCTCATCTCTTAA